The following are encoded together in the Balneola sp. genome:
- a CDS encoding type I restriction endonuclease subunit S has translation MKVVELGSICEFENGDRGKNYPSRSDQVEEGVPFINAGCLKDWGIDSDELNFITEERYNLLSSGKLKQNDILFCLRGSLGKFAINSDGLKGAIASSLVLLRPKKDLNVHYLKNYLKSEQFRRLIERADDSSSQPNLSATRVKKFPIPLPSLSEQKAIVAKLDRAQRLIDIDKEMLAKYDDLIQSVFLEMFGDPVSNPKGWDIHELNELCKKITDGEHGSVNRVETGKMYLMARNVGHFGLNFEEVSYIEKSDHERIYKRCNPESGDLLLVCVGATIGRCCLVPDDVEEFSLARSVALIKPTDSLRPIYLLHHFKNSGFQNKMMSKRNTSAQSGLYLRQIRSLKFILPPIELQERFVERALKIDSEKLMIENSLKKSEELFSSLVQGAFN, from the coding sequence TTGAAAGTGGTTGAATTGGGAAGCATTTGTGAATTTGAAAATGGTGATCGGGGTAAAAATTACCCGTCTAGATCAGATCAAGTTGAAGAAGGTGTACCATTTATAAATGCAGGCTGTTTAAAAGACTGGGGAATAGATTCAGACGAATTAAACTTTATTACTGAAGAGAGATATAATTTACTAAGTAGTGGTAAATTAAAACAGAATGATATTCTATTTTGCTTGAGGGGTTCACTTGGAAAATTTGCTATAAATTCAGATGGCTTAAAAGGAGCAATAGCATCATCATTAGTTTTATTAAGGCCTAAAAAAGATCTTAATGTTCATTACCTAAAGAATTATCTCAAAAGTGAACAATTTCGGCGATTAATTGAAAGGGCTGACGATAGTTCTTCTCAACCCAACTTATCAGCGACGAGAGTTAAAAAATTTCCAATCCCCCTCCCCAGCCTCTCCGAGCAGAAAGCCATTGTGGCGAAGCTGGACCGGGCGCAGCGGCTCATCGACATCGACAAAGAAATGCTCGCCAAATACGACGACCTCATCCAAAGCGTGTTTTTGGAAATGTTTGGGGACCCGGTTTCAAATCCGAAAGGGTGGGACATTCATGAATTGAATGAATTATGCAAAAAAATTACTGATGGTGAACATGGCTCGGTAAACCGTGTTGAAACTGGTAAAATGTATTTAATGGCAAGAAACGTAGGTCATTTCGGATTAAATTTTGAAGAGGTCTCATATATAGAAAAATCAGACCATGAAAGAATTTATAAGAGATGTAACCCAGAAAGTGGTGATTTACTTCTTGTTTGTGTAGGAGCAACAATTGGACGTTGTTGTCTTGTACCAGATGATGTTGAAGAATTTTCATTGGCAAGAAGTGTGGCTTTAATAAAACCAACGGATAGTTTAAGACCCATTTACCTCTTACATCACTTTAAGAACAGTGGTTTTCAGAATAAAATGATGAGTAAGAGGAATACCTCTGCTCAGTCTGGCTTATATCTTAGACAAATTAGAAGTTTAAAGTTTATACTACCCCCAATCGAATTACAAGAAAGATTTGTTGAGAGAGCTTTAAAAATTGATAGTGAAAAACTTATGATAGAAAATTCCTTAAAAAAATCAGAAGAGTTGTTTTCGTCGTTGGTGCAGGGGGCGTTTAATTAA